From a region of the Zingiber officinale cultivar Zhangliang chromosome 10B, Zo_v1.1, whole genome shotgun sequence genome:
- the LOC122030361 gene encoding zinc finger MYM-type protein 1-like — protein sequence MRQEYSLRISRIKDKVWRLPFRGDDESSTSSDRGHFLELLKWYSSECSEVAAVVGMNAPGNNQMIAPKIQKQLVNACAVETTNAILADLGDRWFTLLLDEACDCSVKEQMTIVIRYVNKYGKVIERFMVVVHVATTTAAYLKEAINSLFTKYGLSVARLRGHGYDGVSNMSGEFNGLKSLIMKENPYALYVHCFAHQLQLVVVGVA from the exons ATGAGGCAAGAATACAGTTTGAGAATTTCAAGAATCAAAGATAAAGTGTGGA GATTGCCTTTTCGGGGAGATGATGAGTCTTCGACATCATCCGATAGAGGACATTTTTTAGAATTGCTCAAATGGTATAGCTCAGAGTGTTCAGAAGTTGCGGCAGTTGTTGGAATGAATGCACCtggaaataatcaaatgattgcccCAAAAATTCAAAAGCAATTGGTGAATGCTTGTGCAGTTGAGACCACAAATGCTATTCTAGCTGATCTTGGAGATAGGTGGTTCACTTTACTACTCGATGAGGCTTGTGACTGTTCAGTGAAAGAGCAAATGACAATTGTTATAAGATATGTGAACAAATATGGAAAGGTGATTGAACGATTTATGGTTGTAGTTCATGTTGCAACAACTACAGCTGCTTATTTGAAGGAGGCAATCAACTCTTTATTTACTAAGTATGGTTTGTCAGTGGCGAGATTGAGGGGTCACGGATATGATGGTGTTTCAAATATGTCTGGAGAATTTAATGGCTTAAAGTCACTGATAATGAAAGAAAATCCGTATGCATTgtatgttcattgttttgctcatcaactccagctaGTGGTTGTAGGTGTTGCTTAA